The genomic region aatgggctaaaaaatagaaaattctaaaGAAATGCCATGATGGTGGTTGAATTGATagaatttcataataaataatggtCCTTTGCGACAATAGTGCGAGGGGTTAGATTCTCCTCTTGAAGACAATCGAAACTATAGATAGATCGTCCATAACTCCTTCTGAATAAAAAGTAATGACCATCTGAAATTTCACCTTCAATTACCCACGCAATTAAGGCACTGTAAGTTCGACTTACAACATGTATAAGTGTTTagtttttatgaaaaattgaattagtaAGAACAATGATaatcacaataaataaaaatattaattattttcatctgATATTTAGTTCTTGTAGTTTATAGTGTAGAATGCTTCTTGAAACTTTTAGATGCTTTAAGATGTTTTTGAAAACTTTTAATTGTACTAATTATTGTCCATTATGTCTTTAATTATGCCGAGAACTTATTACTCTTGGTCACTTAAAGACTTTTAGCTATTTATGTTGTTATGTTCTTATGTATTTACTTGTGTTTTGGGACATCAGATCAGATATGGCTTATGCTGCTCTTGTTCTTGCTCAAACACTAGACCACataaatcatcatcattatctaTATTGTTCTATTCCTCTAATTAGTAGGCTGGATTTCactatttttgtgtgctttgAAGATTTTCCGCAACTAATTTATCTTATCGCTTGCCATTTTGGGAAAGTTATCTACTCTTGACAAATCATGGCTACACCACACCGATGGGGTATGTGTCCTTTGCCAAGAGGAATCTCTGAGACACATGAGcatttattctttcagtgccATTATGTCCGTCAGTGCATTGCAGATATTCGGATGGTTTTACGGGTCTGATGGCCTATTCGATCGTGGAATATTGCCATAGAGTGGATGTTGCTTAAATGGAGGGGGAAGCACGTCATCTACGCCTCATACCGCGCACTATTGGCATTGTTAGTGTATCACTTGTGGCAAGAACGGAATCAACGGATCTTTCAGCACACTAGCCGTACATATGATATTCTTGCTAGGATTGTAGTTGAGGAGATTAGACATGTCATACTTAATCATACTCTCCCCTCAGTAGTTAGTACACGTGTCCTTTACAAATTTTAGTTTACTGTTAAATAGCTTTGACAAATCAAGATAAATAATGCATAtgatatatgtaaataaatataaaacggCTGGCTTGTAGGAGTCACGTCACTTTGTTGTCCTATGTTCGTGATGGCCTCCCTCCCTACAGGTACTACTCCAAGATAAAACCTAAGAAGGCCTCAACCGGTGTCATTTATTGTAAGCATGTCAAGAAGACTAGAGAACTAGACTTTATCAAGTtgccaaaaaatatatagtaagaAGAATTGAAATGTGAGAATTGAGATGCAAGAGTGACTTGTGTGTGTTCCTAGACCCCGTGGACCTCCTATTTATAACGTTAGGATAGGATATGTAACACcccaaattaaaatagaaataatggTCATTAGTCTAgtgttacaaaattaaaaagggtGTTACAcactataatttgaaaattaaaattaaaatattattttgatgttttaaaacttcaaattgTAACAGAAATTCtatgtgatttgaaaatttacatctAACACTTTTGAGGTCTGCttacatctaacaaataagttcttccattagtcaaaattcaatgaatttattgaaattaacaaaaagaattggaTAAAAGTCTATACTTatccccaattgacttattactgatttattgcatgtcaaacaaatctttttatgatcaaactaTTCTCATATATCTTGACATATTGTTAATGTTTGTGAGGATGTATATATTCActgttataaggatagtttagttagaaaaagtttgtttgacttgcaacaagtcagtaataagtcaattaaagtttaattttaatttttattcagttcttttgttaatgcaataaatttagtgaatttttacGAACGGATAgtcctatttgttagatggaaggaaatctcaaaaatactaaatgtaattttttaaactataagggatttaatagtaattacaccaaatctcagtAGAagtgagtgtaattatccttaagcaatttgaatttgattgaaatattaagaaactatgatttttttatgtggATACTAAAATTTCCTTTACGAAATTGTTGGagaagttttaaaaattagttcaTAGTAGATGAAATTGAACTCATCTTTTGTTGCCTTTTTTTGTCAATGATTTCTGCAAGTATGTAAAACTGGAGAAGAAGAGAATTGTGAAGCTAAATAGATAATAACTCATATTTCAAGTAGGAAAGTAATTTCCCTTGTTTCAACCTCAAGTTCATGTCACGTGCGACTTTTCCACTCACGtgatatttgattttctttttttaatttcagaacCAAAgggaagattttattaaaaaattgaggcTGACGTCAAGTGTTTAACGGAATCCCCCCTTTGgtcctgaaattgaaaaaaaaaatccacatatgAGACTAAATGTGCGAATTAGCCTGagtatgggactaaaattggaaataggtccacttatggaacaaaaaatataatttttacccTTAACATAATAATGGGTTAGAACTAGCAGGTATAAATGAGTCAAGCTTGGCACAACATTATTTTGACCATGCCCCAAAATtggtttaatattttcaaatttttgtttttgaatcCATCCCTAATTCTAACGACAAGgaacaaatatgtataaaaatgcTGACGAATTGGGCTAGTCGAAAAACAAGTTGCAAGCTAGACTCAATATGAAGCCCTCGGGCTCAAGATTTGAAGTCCATACAAGAAGAGAGAGGTTCAAATTCagtcacaaaataaataactaaatgaatgaatgaataaAGAACTTGTGATCTTTGAGACTCATGAACACAAGTCCAACCTGAAAAATGAATGCAAGTCACGACTGGGCTAGATATGTTGGACTTGAGGGGCAGTTTTGGAAAATAAAGTCAAATGAGTGAATAcgaatattttttgaatattttgtacATGTATCGAGTATGTCATATATATCATTTGTGTAAACCGGTCATATACCAATAGACCGTTTTACCCTCTGGAGTGGGGTGAAAAAGACTTTAATTTTgcttaaaattagaattttaatattctttatctATACGAGGGAAAATGAATGTTATTCAAAATTGCGAACACATGTGGAATGTTAAATTTAATCTCAGTgccattttcttctaaaagAATCATAtgctaataaatttgaatCTGATGAGTGTACTCGAAACTTTTCTAGGATTATTGACATGTTACCCctctaataatattaacaagcAAAAAGATTTCGTaactaaagaaaaatgacaagaCGATCCTTAAGCTGAAGTTCATTATTTTCAGTGCCAGCGAGTCATTTCgaattatcttttctttagtTTAAAAATCGAGGGTCGTTTTGACctataatttcctttttagaatttttttattatggtatttttatgaaaaattgcattgtatttaatccaatattttataaatcaatattattttattaaagattaaGTCTGTAGAGTAACTATGATGTCCGTCATGTGTATAAACTAAATTAActctatataaaaaacaaataataagtaaaatatttttcgttttattattttatttctctcgTTTTTCCACAGGCATCGAGTGTACTAGAACTATTGACACGTATAAATGATCTCCTTTAATTATCTCATGATTCGGAAGTCATTATCTCAATGAAAGTGTAgtttaagtaataattaagaaagagATGTACTCTAATTAAATGtcggataattttttatattaattaattcttagtGATGGTTATTTAGTCAAAAAGACGAGAAACAGACCTTGTTTGATTAGTAAGTTTCAGGTCGTCCCATAAATGTGAGtgtatatctatttttatagtaatatGTTGACTTCTTATCTCATTTGAACGTATTTATTGGTTTAAATTATTGAGATATTAAATCCATTTTCGAATTTGGATCTCTAAATTAAGGACGTAGTGATCGCATTCTTCAAGACAATATATTAGTCCAAAAAGATGTGTactatggaaaaaaaatggaattaaCATAACGAACATATTGACAAAATGTCTTTGATTGTGGTGGCTTTGAATATTGAATAAGAGATTGCGGTATTGCAAAGGTGTCCCAGTTTCAATGTCGGAGATAATTATAGATATGCTTCTTGTAAaagaagtaattaaaattatcacaaatttGAATAGTTGTACTTTGACCTTCTATTAGTaatttcttaaagaaaaaaatataaaaaaatcgaaaagtCCTTGTCATtgattaaaacatatataaaaagataaaatattgcaagaaaaaagaaatacatactAATTCAATGATGCCCATGAAAATAGACGAATATAAAGAGACTAAGTggttcaagaaaaagaaaatatattgcaAGAGTCCAAAGGAAAGTAAATCTAGAAAATCTTAAAAGGGCTCAAAGTGCCATCAGGAAGTCCAATCGAGTAAAAACTACATGCAACCCAGATACAAGAAGACCCCATAGGCCTGCAGGGATGCCTAGGGGTTTGAAATTTCTCAGCCACACATATCACTTAACGTCCACATGTAATTTAGGTCTCATCCACATAGGATCTCTCAGAACAAATCAGAAAACCCCACAAAATTAGATGACTAGCCGCTTCATCGGGGACATGTTGTGCCTTTTGCTAGAAGTAACCTCTGAGTCATGGAGTCTCGCGATCCCCTCAACTATTTTGTCGAAAATTTAGACAGATATCTTTATCCTCTAAAAAGATATCATTATCCAGAGAATAATCTCAATCCGCGCCCATGAATCGCGAGATTCCAACCGTCAAGAGATAACGATCCACTAAATCCGTGCAGAATTTGATCTTATCCATCCTGTTAATAGTAGTTTAGAAATTTGCGAGCTCCACTAGCAAAAAATAGCAACTTTAATTCCAAACTTCAACTGTACTTTCAAACTACAACTCTAATTTTTTACTCGAACTTCcacatttaaatttgaattttgatatctcacttgtataaaaaaataaaaataaaaattactttcaaTTTCACTCATTTACCGTCTCTTAATTTCTATCActttatatttcattatttcatacttttattaaaatcgacaattattttttgctgtcatcaatttgcataaaaaatgaattaagtcATAtcgattattaaatttgttggtCAACTCAATCATTTTATTGGAATCAAGTGATTAATCATAGTGAATTAATTACTTAAGAAGTATTCGAGTCATTATCATCATAAAATCGTAGAACGTGAATGACCATTCATCCTTGatccaaacataaaaaagttGTCTATATTGTAGtccattcaaaaatttgaCCAGTCAATATTACAAGGTCTGAATATTTAATTCCAGCTTATCCACTCAATtgttaatagaaaaaaaaatgtcccaaagtgtttgataaaatagttgatatattaatattaccaatttatttataaatttacttaattattctTGTAATAGGTGGGTGtatattaatcattatttagatggaataattttgaaatgaacAAAAACAGTTAGCACAAaagattcataattttttgttaatttatttacaaaaatgcCTTAAATTGTTATAACTAATCACATTCCCACCATCTTACTgcttttagattttttttagtttaatatcttaagaaatcaaaattaattaagcacatccattattttaaatcaaaatttgaaataaataaagtaaattatcccttattaaTGGTTTAGATAGGgattatttgtttcattttttgaaatgcaGAGGAATaattgctgtattttttttttcacaagaggttttttgtgtaatttttttatcacaacgggtaaattatatattttgttaatttattaaattatctttataagtGGGTATATTTTAACCATTATTTAGATGGAGTAATTTcgaaatgaacaaaaatatttagcacaaaaaaatcataataaaaaattaattcatttacaAAAATGCCTTAAACTGAAATAAACACATTCTCACCATCTTACTATCACGTGTTCGTACACTTttaactcattttattcactatatCTCAATTCTTAATCAAATTtacttactttttttattttattcaatcttGAATCCAAATCTAACTTGAACGTAAGTGCtaatgcctttttttgtagGTCCCCCTTTCAGGATTTGAATTCAGTTCGGCCAAAGCCTTAATTTTTTAGGGTAGTGGTTTAggatatctttttaattttcataatttcaatatttctaTTCGCCGGAATATATCACCACCAGTAGGAAAGGTGAactcaaacaaaagaaatgattgaaacacgaaaattaaaaatatgcatGATCAAAGttttaattacactaaaaagttaaatgataaaaatattgataaaaatgaattaataggaataatagtcctaattttgaaaaatcatatgaGATGAACATATATTTTTGAGGCAAGAAGAGTAAATTCtaattataggatcaaaatactactctaaaaattaaaaaaaagacaaaaacattaaatagCATAAACTACGCAATCAAAAATGCTTACAAAacctaaatattaaatgattgtattctttaattcaaatttttcgaGAAGGTGGTCGTGGACTAAACCAAACAAAGACTTTCATCCCAGTTGGGagaatttatatgaaaaaccATGATCGAAAACAACAGGAACCATCGTCCCTTTATTATTAAGACAAACGCACTCTCTCACTCAGAAAAGAACACGAAACTGAAGAACTGAATACATAGTTTGTTTTCATCATGGACTAGGAAGATGTTCAGGCGCAGACATGAGGGTTGGCGGAGAGGTACTCTTCACAAGCGTTAAAGATGTTCAGAGCCATGTCCTTGCCGTTCTTAATTTCGTCATCACTAAGCTCAACACCAGTCTTGAGGTGAAGATCAGTCTTGGACTTGATCACGCACTCTCCATCTgctgattcctcaagtttgagctCGTAGATGATCTTTTCCAGCTTGTCTCCAAGAATATCTCCTTCGATCAAAGTGTACTTGCACACGTAGTTCTCGGTGTCGATTTCGTCGAGCCTGTGCTTCGCATACTTGAAGGGGAGACCTATGCATGCAATTAAATGACTAAGCCTTTAAGTAActggaaaaattgtaattctaGTTCTGTACGTAtccatttttgtaaattttgtcctgtaactttaaaatCATTCACACATTGAggaaaaaatgaccaaaatttgttaaaatagcCGAAAAAATGCATCGGATTAAGCCGGTCACATGCACGTCAAATGTACTtttccaatttgatattttactaCACCATTAGTATTTCGTAGCACCAACCATTcctaaattattacattacatCCTATGTATgtcatgtaataatatatattgtcttCATATAAATGTTAAGAGATGGATTGAGAAGAAGGATTTGTTCTGGAGAGGGAAATACGCGTCTTGAAACcttgttttcttgtagaaATAAAAGTTAGCCTACGTCGTGccataaaattttgatgtttggaAATAGTTACCCTCATGGAAGTTTGTTTGGAGGACGCAACCAGCAGTAACACCATGTCCTTGGNNNNNNNNNNCTTGGGCGCATGCTCCGGCGACTCAGTGATCAAAGCCTTGAAAAACCTGGATGCAGAAATCTTGCTTTTGAGTTCATGGAAGAAGCTCTTGACGCCCATTTTCTGATTGAGGAGAGGGAATTCAAGGGAGAAAAGAGCAGAATTTACTGAGAAGAGGAAGATTTAGCTTTGAGTTGTGGAGAAATCAGGTGCTGCAAGAGGCTTCTTATAGGCAGTGTTGGGAGAAAATTTGGCAGTGCAGAgccaaaaatttcaaacatttGGACTAATCTTTTGCTTTTAGGacaagataaaatttttatgcatttttcttcaactctATCTCTGGCTGCTCAGACCcggaaaattattaatattggaGTGTCACACGGAGGTATCAGACCGCCAGGAGATTGGTGAAATTtattaagagggtgtttgtcTAATAtgtctttttaaaatattttattttataataagttttatagtatttggataaaataagacaCTGCAAAAAAATGACTCGATAGCTATGAAAAAAGtttgatattaaaatcaacgtcaagttaattaataagtaaaaatttcGTTGCTAATCtatcttatatattatatattacattatgatgtaaaattattttattgagaatattgGGCTAATGTcatgtgaaaaataatattgcatCAATTAGCCTAATTATATAGTGGTTGCACATCTGtacaataaatttcacaaaaaatttaagcaatatgATACAATACACACAAAAATTGCGTAAGTTACAGAATTATACAGTAAATTGCacagataattacactatacaattactaaattatacAATAGTAATTGcaattgcagaaattacataaaataaatttttataattgtagaaattcttatacaactaaatatttctataattgcagaaattacataaaatttttacagagtttttttaaaaataaaaaaaaattatagaaattttttataaatcactaaaaatttCAGCGCGCTCATCCTTATGCTTGTTCCAGTGCAATGTAAGatagtaattttatcaaaGCTTTTTTTTACCCCTTTCTTTACTCTTTATTTAAGATTTCCCCTCTATGTCGATCCAGACGAGAGAATAGGGAGAGTCAATAGTAGCATTCCATAGTAGTTCCTTGGTTACATCCGGCTCAAAAGAAGACATTTCCAGTTTAGTATAGCATATTTTGACCGTGGATGTAGGTCGAATAAGGGCCATGCCAGTCCGGCTTGTGTAATCTCTTAAGCGTGTGAGCAAGCTTGGGAGGTTCCTGATGGTTGCTCCCTGGGTACGGCTTCGGAGTTTATGTAAATGCCCTATCTTCAAAGGAAGCTGCCGACTTAAGGGTCGATGTAATTGAGAGGATGAGCTAGAATTTCTTATGGTgaatagaaaagaaagaagtcaTTTCCTATTTATTTTACCGTTAGTTTAATTGCCTTAGTTAGTAGTCTCCTTTGCTGATAGAGCGGCAGAAGGCAGCTAACGTAGTGGTATTCGCCGCCGATAAGAGATTCTGTCTTCAACACAGAGCGAGGCTTGGAGTATCTATCTAAGGGCCACAACTCCACCCGTgacaaaaagagaagaagcATGGTGGTACTGGAGTCAAGGACTGACTCATGATGATCCGCTCCTCAATCCAAAAGAGGGGCCAAAGAAAGAGACGTCCTCAAGGGAGAGAAAGCTCATCTCATTACTTAGGTTGAGTTAATAGCACTATTTAGAGATCGAAGTCAAAGGATGGGAAAGTGAAGCATATAGCTGGAAATGAGATCAAGAAAGCTTCTTCAAGCTCGCCTGGCCCAAGGACAAAAAGCAATAATAGTCTAAGTCAGGggatagaaattttttataaatcactaaaaatttacggaaattttttagaattataaaaaatttacagaaaatttctaaagattataaaaaattactaaaattatcaaaattatgattttttttaaaatttcataaatgtataaaaattttaaaaaattacattttctgttgaaaatatgacaaaaaaactatcaaaaatacctaaaatttttagaaaaatattttctgaaaatatttttaggaatatattttgaaaatattttcaaaaagtcTTTCCCAAAACGtccattcaaaaattttcagaaaatgggGAAAGATGAGGTAaagttgggggggggggggggggggggaaaaaaaaaaagggcagcaaaaaagaagaaaaatggggATCACAAAAATAGGggggaaaatgaaaaaataaaccatGGCTTACCTTTAGTGCGTTTTTACGGCGGCTTTACGAAGGGGAATGGCGGCCAGACGGCGCGGGGAGCATGAGAGATGAGGAGTCGATCGGGCTGAGCGGGTGAGGAAGAGTGAGGGAGAAAAAGagaggaggaaaaaaaaaatctgctaagtattgtatatatattgatttttaaaacGGGCTTCTGGACGagcatatttaaaaaatccgTTCCAAAAATCATTCCGAATAACCAAGACGGCGTCATTTCAGTTGATGGgcatttttaacaataattgttcctatttttaaaaccgttcctaaaaacaaaaaagatgtCGTTTAATCCAAAAACGACGTCGTTCTTTAGCATTTTTAACAAATCCGTTcctattcttaaaaaaattgtttctaattttgtgtcaaaattatttttcctaaaaaattataaaaataaaaaatatagggaaaatcgtaaaaaaaaaagagagagaaaccatttttatattaattaagggtATATTTgtctttataaaaatatcttaagaTAGACATAGGTATTTATTCGATAATTATGGAGAAACTCAAGTATCAATTCAAGCATTTATAAAAACTCATGTctcaatttgataataatgCTAAAACTTAGgcaccaaaataattttactctatatttaatactatatCACAtgaatatactaaaattatgtaccatatgttaatttttattcaaccaatattttacattttaaaattgtattttatttgttaaataataataatatttggatatttttactaatgtaatgtaatatgtatttaaataagCTCCCATATtgcatattaattacatattcaTTTTGTAgagtaattatcaaatatattatatattacttttatttgcctattgtaatatgaaaaaaaaaatacaagcaactctcttatgatattgcaaatgagtaaattatcctgatatgataaaaaaatagcaattttaccaacctgtattttaaaaaatacaacaatttacctccttaaataaggaggtaaattattttattttaaacaatacaaaaagtaaattacaattatatttttatcgggtgataatttatttatttataatatgatagagaaataaattgcattaaaccaattttaatactatttgtgaaattattctcattttatg from Sesamum indicum cultivar Zhongzhi No. 13 linkage group LG3, S_indicum_v1.0, whole genome shotgun sequence harbors:
- the LOC105158718 gene encoding pathogenesis-related protein STH-2, whose product is MNSKARFLHPGHGVTAGCVLQTNFHEGLPFKYAKHRLDEIDTENYVCKYTLIEGDILGDKLEKIIYELKLEESADGECVIKSKTDLHLKTGVELSDDEIKNGKDMALNIFNACEEYLSANPHVCA